From Zavarzinella sp., one genomic window encodes:
- a CDS encoding tetratricopeptide repeat protein, whose translation MKIAISLALFLCTAFGYSQDKASSTLEEARTRWLRGNYAEATKLYQEAAGDAETAPQAQVGLAQVAWSEAKWDESVKILELALKKHPKDPDLQAHLAETYFQRGKWDEADKLADAAIATNDSHFLARWVKAKLLRDRGNLKEADITMRWFVRTYSRLDNEDKPIQVGEHLLLVGLAGAENARWHALSNQFKFILNELYPDALKFDKNLWQVEYEIGMLLLEKHNRPQAIEAFDKALAMNPKAASAYVGKGLVSLQEYKLQDAEQFAEMALKHQPGLPSALKLKADVSMIGGDFLSAAKMLKEATTFNPKDEEAYARLAAISRFTDHPEGIQRQIAIVDQFNAKPAVFYYVLARTLEDRKYYEDAEKYYRKSIELRDDLSAPQAGIGMLYLRLGKEKEAQVALNKAFELDRFHVRVSNSIRVMKHMESYETIETPHYIVRYDPANDRLLALFIADYLEEIHAELAKDFQFEPQEKVLFELFSSHEMFSGRTVGLPDLHTIGACTGRVVTMASPKAKGLLRTFNWGRVVRHELVHIFNLAQTNFLVPHWVTEGLAVRKEGSVRPPNWDVILRQRYLAKDLLNLDNITMGFVRPRSPSEWNLAYYQSYLYVEYFIKSFGIQNLGPLLDAYGAGLSTDAAITRVCKISKLEFERGYLEYVRKKVESINIAPSQANSAVAKTLEELIKEHEEKPEDLEIAAQLADMYQRRRKSQDAKEVVAKVLAKDNTHPLASVVLARLQRQDGDNDAALKTIEAAQKAHPNDGKLLLYLGRLYLEAEAFDKAAAMFERGLETAPVDAEWLPLLIEVYQKTKQQEKLADALARHIQQDADDLDSRLILTQLYLNQAKFPEAEEVAWDAIRIDVTNIKAQAGLLAALSTQKKDAELAKMKERFEKNN comes from the coding sequence ATGAAAATTGCCATCTCATTGGCCTTATTTCTCTGTACCGCCTTTGGTTACAGCCAGGACAAAGCCTCATCCACTCTGGAAGAGGCTCGCACCCGCTGGCTGCGTGGCAATTATGCGGAAGCGACCAAACTATATCAGGAAGCTGCAGGCGATGCGGAAACGGCCCCACAAGCGCAGGTGGGATTGGCACAGGTGGCCTGGAGTGAAGCCAAGTGGGATGAATCTGTAAAAATTCTGGAACTGGCACTGAAAAAGCATCCCAAAGATCCCGATCTCCAAGCCCACCTGGCAGAGACATATTTTCAACGTGGGAAATGGGATGAAGCGGACAAATTGGCTGATGCCGCGATTGCGACCAACGATTCTCATTTTCTGGCACGCTGGGTGAAAGCAAAATTACTGCGTGATCGTGGGAATCTAAAAGAGGCCGATATCACAATGCGATGGTTTGTGCGTACCTACAGCCGGCTCGATAATGAAGACAAACCGATCCAGGTGGGGGAGCATCTACTGCTGGTTGGTCTGGCTGGGGCCGAGAATGCCCGCTGGCACGCACTTTCCAATCAGTTTAAATTCATACTCAACGAACTTTATCCCGATGCGTTGAAGTTTGATAAGAATCTTTGGCAGGTCGAATACGAAATTGGGATGCTTCTGCTCGAAAAACATAATCGCCCTCAGGCGATTGAAGCTTTTGATAAAGCGTTGGCAATGAATCCCAAGGCTGCTTCAGCATATGTGGGTAAGGGGCTGGTTTCTCTGCAGGAATACAAGCTGCAGGATGCGGAGCAATTCGCTGAGATGGCATTGAAGCATCAACCTGGCTTGCCCAGTGCACTGAAATTGAAAGCAGATGTTTCCATGATCGGTGGTGATTTTCTTTCTGCTGCAAAAATGCTGAAAGAAGCAACGACATTCAATCCTAAAGACGAAGAGGCTTACGCGCGACTTGCTGCGATCAGTCGATTCACCGATCATCCGGAAGGTATTCAACGGCAAATAGCAATTGTTGATCAGTTCAATGCAAAACCAGCAGTTTTTTATTATGTGTTGGCACGCACACTGGAGGATCGCAAGTATTACGAAGACGCTGAGAAATATTACCGGAAATCGATCGAACTGCGGGATGATCTGTCTGCACCACAAGCGGGCATTGGCATGCTCTATCTGCGGCTGGGGAAAGAAAAAGAAGCGCAAGTTGCTTTGAATAAAGCATTTGAGTTAGATCGATTTCATGTTCGGGTTTCTAATTCCATCCGTGTGATGAAGCACATGGAAAGTTACGAGACGATTGAAACCCCCCACTATATTGTGCGGTACGATCCAGCCAACGATCGGCTGCTGGCATTGTTTATTGCCGATTACCTTGAAGAAATTCATGCGGAACTGGCAAAAGATTTTCAGTTTGAACCTCAGGAAAAAGTGCTGTTCGAATTATTCAGCAGCCATGAAATGTTTTCTGGCCGCACCGTAGGGTTGCCAGACCTGCACACCATTGGTGCCTGTACTGGGCGTGTTGTTACGATGGCATCTCCAAAAGCCAAAGGATTATTAAGAACGTTCAACTGGGGCAGGGTAGTGCGACATGAATTGGTGCACATTTTTAATCTGGCACAAACCAACTTTCTTGTACCACACTGGGTGACAGAAGGTCTCGCGGTGCGAAAAGAAGGGAGCGTTCGCCCGCCCAATTGGGATGTGATTCTGCGTCAGCGCTATCTGGCGAAAGATCTGCTGAACCTGGACAATATTACGATGGGATTTGTTCGTCCACGTTCACCATCTGAATGGAATCTGGCATATTACCAAAGCTACCTTTACGTAGAATATTTCATCAAATCGTTTGGTATTCAGAACCTGGGCCCACTGCTGGATGCTTACGGTGCGGGTCTCTCAACCGATGCTGCGATTACCAGGGTTTGCAAAATCAGCAAACTGGAATTCGAACGTGGTTATCTGGAATATGTTCGAAAAAAGGTTGAATCGATCAATATTGCTCCCAGCCAGGCGAATTCTGCCGTTGCGAAAACTTTGGAAGAGCTGATTAAAGAGCATGAAGAGAAGCCGGAAGATCTGGAAATTGCAGCCCAGCTTGCCGATATGTACCAGCGAAGACGTAAGTCTCAGGATGCCAAAGAAGTGGTCGCAAAGGTTTTGGCAAAGGATAATACCCACCCACTGGCTTCCGTAGTACTCGCTCGTCTGCAGCGACAGGATGGCGATAATGATGCTGCTTTGAAGACGATTGAAGCTGCACAAAAAGCGCACCCAAACGATGGAAAATTACTGTTGTATTTAGGCAGACTTTATCTGGAAGCAGAGGCATTTGACAAAGCTGCCGCCATGTTTGAACGTGGTTTGGAAACTGCACCAGTGGATGCTGAATGGCTGCCTTTGTTAATTGAAGTCTATCAGAAAACGAAACAACAAGAGAAACTGGCAGATGCACTGGCACGGCACATTCAGCAGGATGCGGATGATTTAGACAGCCGACTGATTTTGACGCAGCTTTATTTGAATCAGGCAAAGTTCCCCGAAGCTGAAGAAGTTGCATGGGATGCAATTAGAATTGATGTGACCAACATCAAAGCACAGGCGGGGTTGTTAGCAGCACTTTCTACCCAGAAGAAAGATGCAGAATTAGCCAAAATGAAAGAGCGCTTTGAGAAGAACAACTGA
- a CDS encoding DUF1559 domain-containing protein: MNRPIRKGFTLIELLVVIAIIAILIGLLLPAVQKVRDAANRSSSQNNLKQLSLACHSYDSAVGYLPGLSPSPSGGNANSFGYSVHALILPYIEQENLGRLFDPNTQPLFTGTFPFSHALNPQVAGAAATPVKTFLCPADGQQPVTYTNITGGGTHAGTNYVVNIGSGTGNFTDTRFPTDGLFWYGSRVAIGNIGDGSSNTLMWSQCLRGTGTANVTGVGFSGLTADQQRRLYSNQAGRGVSATGGLTPPLTEAEATSSTTWLTNRGGSWMWGAGSVNGFNTFRTPNSQLPDSTAHGQGWLSARSSFSGGVNVAMADGSVRFVRNSIQLATWRAMSTREGGEVLADN, translated from the coding sequence ATGAATCGTCCTATTCGAAAAGGTTTTACCCTGATTGAACTATTGGTAGTGATTGCGATCATCGCGATTTTAATCGGTCTGTTGCTACCCGCAGTGCAAAAAGTGCGCGATGCAGCAAATCGATCGAGTTCGCAGAACAATCTGAAACAACTGTCTCTGGCCTGTCACAGCTATGATTCTGCTGTGGGATATCTGCCAGGTTTGTCACCCTCACCTTCTGGTGGAAATGCCAATAGTTTTGGGTATTCGGTCCATGCCTTGATTCTGCCATACATCGAGCAGGAAAACCTTGGTAGGTTGTTTGATCCGAACACCCAGCCCCTGTTTACTGGTACGTTTCCATTTAGCCATGCATTAAACCCGCAAGTTGCAGGTGCGGCCGCAACTCCCGTCAAAACATTCCTCTGCCCGGCTGATGGACAGCAGCCAGTAACCTACACTAATATCACTGGTGGTGGGACGCACGCTGGCACCAACTATGTCGTGAATATTGGCAGCGGTACCGGAAATTTCACCGACACTCGCTTTCCTACAGATGGCTTATTTTGGTATGGTTCAAGAGTTGCCATTGGAAACATCGGCGATGGTAGCTCTAACACTTTGATGTGGTCTCAATGTTTGCGTGGTACTGGAACTGCCAATGTCACTGGTGTTGGTTTTTCCGGATTAACTGCTGATCAACAACGTCGATTGTACAGCAATCAGGCAGGTAGAGGCGTCAGCGCTACCGGTGGCCTCACGCCACCTTTGACAGAAGCGGAAGCAACCAGCAGCACCACCTGGCTAACGAATCGTGGTGGTTCCTGGATGTGGGGTGCCGGCTCTGTCAACGGCTTTAATACTTTTCGTACACCAAATTCTCAGCTTCCCGATTCTACCGCACACGGACAAGGTTGGCTCTCCGCACGTAGCTCTTTCAGTGGTGGGGTGAATGTTGCGATGGCTGATGGTAGTGTTCGATTCGTTCGAAACAGCATTCAACTTGCAACGTGGCGTGCAATGTCCACCCGTGAAGGTGGAGAAGTGCTGGCAGATAATTAA
- a CDS encoding redoxin family protein yields MIYIRLTVVVLAVLGVLPQLRGQLTERAQLENFVRNAFKRIDTDKDGKLSAKEIESYAVLKNRLAEADSNGDGFLTLDEVLASLGKNLPKNMQDTQKENKPKVAEPEGPKPLAAAHVGVGKMIADYDFTDLKGNKAKLSDLTKSNGLVIFTTDTTCPLCKKYSPVIARFEKEYLKKGFGFLFINPTATDRKETITQFIESHGLTSPYVHDIGHELSAQLALRSTTEVLVLDAKRTLIYRGAIDDQYGLGYALEKPRTEYLRTVLNQIHSGGRVELAATEAPGCVLELKVQTDTVQAITYHNQISRLMNTHCVECHRTGGVGPFSLTTYKEVVARKAMIAKVVDTGRMPPWFATADAKASHSPWVNDRSIPAADKEMLLKWIKGNVPEGNISDAPKPLVFSKGWQISKPDAVFALPEAVEIKAEGVMPYVTLRTPTNFKEDRWISEMEIRPTAPEVVHHVLVFVVPPDSNGRPGRLRGGEAAGFFAAYVPGTNHWIYPDGFGKKIPKGSDVVFQMHYTPNGTAVKDQTEFGVVFAKENPRYELKVTGIANPLIRIPANAANHQEEAFLRLPMDAKVTALIPHMHVRGKAFRYELETEGGKKTTLLDIPRYDFNWQLLYRYAQPLDVKRGNTIIATAVYDNSSKNLANPDPNKLVRWGPQTFDEMLIGYVEYYVP; encoded by the coding sequence GTGATCTATATACGATTGACGGTAGTGGTGCTGGCGGTGTTGGGCGTTCTCCCACAACTACGGGGACAACTCACCGAACGTGCCCAGTTGGAAAACTTTGTGCGGAACGCTTTCAAGCGGATCGATACAGACAAAGATGGTAAACTATCCGCCAAAGAAATCGAGTCTTATGCGGTGTTGAAGAATCGCCTCGCTGAAGCCGACAGCAATGGCGATGGTTTCCTGACGCTTGATGAAGTGCTTGCCTCCCTTGGTAAAAATCTGCCCAAAAATATGCAGGACACGCAAAAAGAGAACAAGCCCAAAGTGGCTGAACCAGAAGGGCCAAAGCCGCTTGCCGCTGCTCACGTAGGCGTAGGAAAAATGATTGCGGATTACGATTTCACCGACCTGAAAGGTAATAAAGCGAAACTGAGCGACTTGACTAAATCAAATGGCCTGGTGATTTTCACTACTGATACGACTTGTCCGTTGTGCAAAAAATATTCTCCAGTTATAGCACGGTTTGAAAAAGAATATCTGAAAAAAGGTTTCGGGTTCCTGTTCATCAATCCCACCGCTACAGATCGAAAGGAAACAATTACGCAATTCATCGAGAGTCATGGGTTAACTAGCCCTTACGTTCACGACATTGGCCACGAATTGAGTGCTCAATTAGCTCTCCGTTCTACCACGGAAGTGCTGGTACTGGATGCAAAACGCACTCTGATTTACCGTGGTGCAATCGACGATCAATATGGCCTCGGATATGCACTTGAGAAGCCAAGGACAGAGTATCTGCGAACAGTGCTAAATCAGATCCATTCTGGTGGAAGAGTGGAACTGGCAGCAACCGAAGCACCTGGATGTGTACTTGAGCTGAAAGTACAAACTGATACAGTTCAAGCCATTACCTACCACAATCAGATTTCGCGATTAATGAATACCCACTGCGTAGAATGCCACCGTACAGGTGGGGTGGGGCCATTTTCATTGACTACGTACAAAGAAGTGGTTGCCCGAAAAGCCATGATTGCCAAGGTGGTGGATACAGGTCGCATGCCACCCTGGTTTGCAACAGCAGATGCAAAAGCAAGCCACTCTCCCTGGGTAAACGATCGCTCCATTCCAGCTGCGGATAAGGAAATGTTACTGAAGTGGATCAAAGGTAATGTGCCAGAAGGGAACATCAGCGATGCACCGAAGCCACTGGTTTTTTCGAAAGGCTGGCAGATCAGCAAACCGGATGCTGTTTTCGCACTCCCAGAAGCGGTTGAAATCAAAGCAGAGGGGGTAATGCCGTATGTAACCTTACGAACACCAACAAATTTCAAAGAAGATCGTTGGATTTCGGAAATGGAAATTCGCCCCACTGCCCCTGAAGTGGTGCACCACGTGCTGGTATTTGTTGTGCCACCTGACAGTAATGGCAGACCAGGCCGTTTACGTGGTGGCGAAGCAGCCGGCTTTTTTGCCGCTTACGTGCCAGGCACCAACCACTGGATTTATCCCGATGGATTCGGCAAAAAAATCCCCAAAGGATCGGATGTTGTCTTTCAAATGCACTACACCCCAAATGGCACCGCAGTAAAGGATCAGACGGAGTTTGGTGTCGTGTTCGCCAAAGAAAACCCACGCTATGAGTTAAAAGTGACCGGTATTGCAAACCCGCTTATTCGAATACCTGCCAATGCGGCAAACCATCAGGAAGAAGCATTTTTGCGATTACCGATGGATGCCAAAGTAACGGCACTGATTCCCCACATGCATGTACGTGGGAAAGCGTTCCGCTACGAACTGGAAACAGAAGGTGGTAAAAAAACTACCTTATTGGACATCCCACGGTACGATTTTAACTGGCAACTGCTTTATCGATACGCACAACCACTGGATGTGAAACGAGGCAATACGATCATCGCCACTGCTGTATATGACAATAGTTCCAAAAATCTGGCGAATCCTGATCCCAACAAGTTGGTTCGCTGGGGCCCACAGACATTTGATGAAATGCTGATTGGTTATGTGGAATATTACGTGCCGTAA
- a CDS encoding WD40 repeat domain-containing protein, translating into MVRLISFSFFLLTPCFIFAQAPELPPRVMIPGDSLKISAGMPLSDRTLVLQPKRLPTGRSWTWETKYHRWAVLCLAVSPDGKIVATGGYDGMIRLWERDTGKFVKILVGHNSYVRDLAWSPDGQTLASAGTHDGTARLWDRETGLPLKILRKHKGYVTHVTWHPEGKMLVTGGGSSGFITYWDLMKGEQIRTDELGTDYSDPIYSPDGKVLMIPCPGGVALFDATTGKNFQTLEIEAVAGRAIALSPDGKKFAVGGTKSISIFQIPEISTEAQYVEMQKLPAAAECLVWLKNGDLITSDITTVQLWKGDEKFVKGANFPATVYAMEHVRGTDEWVAGNYTNFSPATGAVTALATSHPVGSTPKASWKPGFPIISDLGTNTPKLCDPMTGKTLFELPGHTAAVTCVDWHMPTKTLVTGSNDKTARVWDYQKGTELLVLKDHSDRVTSVAFSPDGRIATGSADRQVRIYPAKKSTPTVLTGHIQPITALAWGKGGILASGGSSGNVLIWNVAAGKSLKTLEAMNGINSMEFAANGMLATGCDDFRLRLWNIPRGAIEKSLDDGGRPPAVNAVAFNPTGTQIAAGRAKHRLNVWDVQGARLAIDLPTNAPIQDVAWSVDGKTIISSCLDRSIRVWTTAPVAGLQTTIVVEKNQLLIVSTTGDYRVSDLDDSELMAVVLTDQGMETLTPKEFALKYRLRNTPTLVKVPLR; encoded by the coding sequence ATGGTGCGTCTCATATCGTTTTCATTTTTTCTGTTAACTCCCTGTTTCATCTTCGCCCAGGCTCCAGAATTGCCACCAAGAGTGATGATTCCTGGGGATTCGTTGAAAATTAGCGCTGGTATGCCCCTTAGTGACCGCACCCTGGTGCTGCAACCAAAACGATTGCCAACCGGGCGTTCCTGGACGTGGGAAACAAAATACCACCGCTGGGCAGTACTGTGTCTGGCAGTATCTCCTGATGGAAAAATCGTTGCTACAGGTGGCTACGACGGCATGATCCGGCTGTGGGAGCGCGATACGGGCAAATTTGTCAAAATTCTGGTTGGCCACAACAGCTATGTGCGGGATCTAGCCTGGTCGCCAGATGGACAAACTCTGGCCTCGGCGGGTACACACGATGGCACTGCCCGCTTATGGGATCGGGAAACTGGTCTTCCACTAAAGATTTTACGGAAACACAAAGGTTATGTGACCCACGTTACCTGGCATCCTGAAGGCAAAATGCTCGTGACAGGTGGTGGTTCCAGCGGATTCATCACTTATTGGGACCTGATGAAAGGCGAACAGATTCGCACCGATGAATTGGGAACCGATTATAGCGATCCCATTTATTCGCCTGATGGCAAAGTGCTGATGATTCCCTGTCCGGGTGGGGTAGCACTATTTGACGCAACGACCGGCAAAAATTTTCAAACCCTGGAAATTGAGGCGGTAGCTGGCAGGGCGATTGCATTGTCTCCCGATGGCAAAAAATTTGCTGTGGGTGGCACCAAAAGCATCTCGATTTTCCAAATTCCTGAAATTAGTACCGAAGCCCAATATGTGGAAATGCAAAAGTTGCCCGCCGCCGCAGAGTGCCTGGTCTGGTTAAAAAATGGTGATTTGATCACTTCTGACATCACGACCGTACAACTGTGGAAAGGTGATGAAAAATTTGTGAAAGGAGCCAACTTCCCAGCCACGGTTTACGCCATGGAGCATGTGCGTGGTACGGATGAGTGGGTTGCCGGTAACTATACCAATTTTTCCCCCGCTACCGGAGCCGTAACTGCACTGGCAACGTCGCACCCCGTGGGTAGTACTCCAAAGGCCTCGTGGAAGCCGGGGTTCCCCATCATTAGTGATCTGGGCACCAATACTCCAAAATTGTGTGATCCGATGACTGGTAAAACTCTTTTTGAATTGCCTGGACACACCGCTGCCGTGACTTGTGTTGATTGGCACATGCCCACCAAAACGCTGGTAACTGGCTCGAATGACAAAACCGCCCGTGTATGGGATTACCAGAAAGGCACAGAGTTGTTGGTGCTGAAAGATCATTCAGATCGCGTCACTTCAGTGGCATTTTCGCCAGATGGCCGCATTGCTACTGGAAGTGCAGACCGACAGGTGCGAATTTACCCTGCAAAAAAATCAACCCCCACAGTTCTCACAGGTCACATTCAGCCCATCACCGCTCTGGCTTGGGGTAAAGGCGGTATTCTTGCCAGTGGTGGTTCCAGTGGGAATGTGCTGATCTGGAATGTAGCGGCAGGAAAATCCCTGAAAACTCTGGAAGCAATGAATGGAATAAATTCGATGGAATTCGCCGCAAATGGAATGCTGGCAACAGGTTGCGACGATTTTCGTCTGCGGTTGTGGAACATCCCACGTGGGGCAATTGAAAAGAGCCTCGATGATGGGGGCCGACCACCCGCTGTGAATGCTGTGGCCTTCAATCCAACAGGGACACAGATTGCAGCAGGCCGGGCGAAGCATCGCCTGAATGTTTGGGATGTACAGGGTGCCCGACTTGCCATAGATCTGCCCACGAATGCCCCAATTCAGGATGTCGCCTGGTCAGTGGATGGGAAAACGATCATTTCCTCATGTCTGGACCGTTCAATTCGTGTCTGGACCACTGCACCAGTAGCGGGCTTGCAAACTACCATTGTGGTAGAAAAAAACCAACTTTTGATAGTGAGTACCACGGGCGATTACCGTGTATCTGATCTGGATGATTCAGAATTAATGGCTGTCGTTTTGACGGATCAGGGAATGGAAACTCTTACTCCAAAAGAGTTTGCGTTGAAATATCGTTTGCGGAATACACCCACACTCGTGAAAGTGCCCCTGCGCTAG
- the gatC gene encoding Asp-tRNA(Asn)/Glu-tRNA(Gln) amidotransferase subunit GatC, which yields MQIDDVRKIANLARLELSEQDLAVMAEQLTSILDYVQQLDQLDTSNVEPLAHPLPIANIFREDEPAGSIPVEEALMNSPARTGDFFSVPSVFDNAGDSGH from the coding sequence ATGCAAATCGACGATGTCCGAAAAATCGCCAATCTCGCCAGACTGGAGTTATCGGAACAGGATCTTGCCGTTATGGCAGAACAACTGACGTCGATTCTGGATTATGTTCAACAGTTGGATCAGCTTGATACGTCGAATGTTGAACCATTGGCCCACCCACTGCCAATTGCCAATATCTTCCGCGAAGATGAACCTGCGGGTTCAATTCCAGTAGAAGAGGCGTTGATGAATTCTCCCGCACGTACTGGTGACTTTTTTTCTGTACCGAGTGTATTTGATAACGCGGGTGATTCTGGTCACTAA
- the rpmB gene encoding 50S ribosomal protein L28, producing the protein MSKQCAFTGRKVSFGNQKTYRGKAKYLGGVGKKITGTSRRKFKPNLQRVRAVIDGKVVRVWVSANAIRSGLVVKPVKRKPFSAAQV; encoded by the coding sequence ATGAGCAAGCAGTGTGCCTTTACCGGAAGAAAGGTATCGTTCGGTAACCAGAAGACTTATCGTGGTAAAGCGAAATATTTAGGCGGGGTTGGTAAGAAAATTACCGGTACTTCCCGCCGTAAATTCAAGCCTAATCTTCAGCGCGTCCGTGCGGTGATCGATGGCAAAGTTGTTCGCGTGTGGGTGTCTGCCAATGCCATTCGCAGTGGTCTGGTTGTGAAGCCAGTCAAACGGAAACCATTCAGCGCTGCCCAGGTTTGA
- the rsgA gene encoding ribosome small subunit-dependent GTPase A — translation MAKKKVRVEFRKNRSKPPRSNTWTSEFREHGYEEQATLGDERVRARGDLSRARTIITDDAPAEPGNSPTDQMPSVTTTDLLFGRVIKVLGLHNVVETASGEQYKCAIRRLLKNLHTSERSVVTTGDLVWFKPEANFEGMIMRVEPRHGNLTRASRKKEHVLVANVDQVVIVVSLVEPELKPHLIDRYIAVAMKGDLKPIICLNKADLVEHGNLQPLIGYYNQIGIPTLLTSASSGYGISNLRELLAGKASVFSGQSGVGKSSLLNAVQPGLSLRVRNVSEVNNKGRHTTTTAELIRLEGGGYLVDTPGVRQLELWDTIPEEVEMYFVEFRPFITMCAYPDCSHTHESKCAVKQAVERRLISARRYHSYLGMIKTDKRN, via the coding sequence ATGGCAAAAAAGAAAGTTCGAGTTGAATTCCGCAAAAACAGGTCGAAGCCCCCACGCAGCAATACCTGGACAAGCGAATTCCGCGAACATGGCTACGAAGAACAGGCGACATTGGGAGATGAACGAGTACGTGCCCGTGGCGATCTTTCCCGTGCCAGAACAATCATAACCGATGATGCCCCAGCAGAACCTGGCAACTCTCCCACTGATCAGATGCCAAGTGTGACTACAACTGACCTACTCTTCGGGCGAGTGATTAAGGTGCTTGGCCTTCACAATGTCGTAGAAACGGCCTCTGGTGAACAATACAAGTGTGCGATTCGGCGATTATTAAAAAATCTTCACACTTCGGAACGCAGCGTGGTCACCACGGGTGATCTGGTTTGGTTCAAACCGGAAGCCAATTTTGAAGGGATGATTATGCGTGTCGAGCCTCGACACGGTAATCTGACGCGTGCATCTCGAAAAAAAGAACATGTTCTGGTGGCGAATGTTGATCAGGTGGTGATCGTTGTTTCGCTGGTGGAACCAGAATTAAAGCCCCACCTGATTGATCGCTATATTGCTGTGGCAATGAAGGGGGATCTTAAGCCGATTATCTGTTTAAACAAAGCAGATCTGGTAGAACACGGGAATTTGCAACCATTGATCGGGTATTACAACCAGATTGGCATTCCCACGCTGCTAACTTCTGCTTCAAGTGGTTACGGTATCAGCAACTTACGTGAATTACTTGCAGGAAAAGCCAGTGTCTTTTCGGGCCAAAGCGGTGTGGGCAAATCCTCGCTGTTGAATGCGGTACAACCGGGCCTCAGCCTGCGGGTGCGCAATGTCAGTGAAGTCAACAACAAAGGTCGCCATACCACGACAACAGCAGAACTGATTCGGCTGGAAGGTGGCGGGTACCTAGTGGATACCCCAGGTGTCCGGCAATTGGAATTGTGGGATACCATTCCTGAAGAAGTGGAGATGTATTTTGTGGAATTTCGTCCGTTTATCACGATGTGTGCGTACCCGGATTGCTCCCACACTCACGAATCGAAATGTGCCGTAAAGCAGGCCGTAGAACGCCGACTCATCAGTGCGCGGCGATACCACAGTTATCTTGGCATGATAAAAACAGACAAACGAAATTAG